The sequence AAACTTTTGTTTCCTGTTTACAGGTAGGACCGGAATATGCAAGATACTGTGGCATTGAGGCCTTGGAGCCACTGGGAATATACTTGCCAGGAGACATAAACTATCCAGGAGGAACGCTTTTTGATCCCTTGAACCTCTCCCAAGACCCTGTAGCTTTTGAAGATCTTAAGGTCAAAGAGATCAAAAACGGGAGGCTAGCGATGGTGGCGTGGCTCGGATTCTATGCACAAGCTGCTGTTACAGGGAAAGGACCTGTACAAAATCTTGTTGATCATGTCTCTGATCCATTACATAACAATCTTCTTGCCATTCTTCAGATATGAAAGAACAAAAGActgtacatatgtatatatgtcaaaaagaagGCAATGAATATGTTTATCCCTAAGTAACAAAGATTTTACTCTTGTGGTGTTGTTTGTGAATTTgtgtatgtattttttttgttcaacattTGTGTATGTATTATATGAAGATGAGTTTTCCGATGATTTTGGATGAATTATGAAAGTTATTgtgattttgtttaaaatattctaaaattttatataaaatgtaagattgattttgatatctttaacttcaaaattcgtaaaagtatttttaaattacaacAAATCTTATAAAATTCACTACTTAAACTATTTGTACTATCagaaaaagtttaaaatatattttaaaattaaaagcttAATAGtaccaaatttaaataattaggtTTAAAcagtaaatttattattttagtatatataattataaatcaaTTCAAATGTAACTGTGGATACACACaacttaaatcatatatttctcAACGGGACTGGGAGTCAAAACATATTACAGAAGACACCCCTTTGTACATTTCGAATTTACAGTTTATGCCATCACCgaacaaaaataagaaaagttcGGTAAAAGGCAAGAAGATGGCGACGGCACAGACAGAACAAAGGAAAGGCTCAAAACGAAGAAGACGACGAACAGAGAAAGAGAAACATCTCAATTGAGAGGGGAATACAAGGCAGAAAGATAagctaagaagaaaaaaacccTTTGCCTCCCCCTCTCGTTCCTTGATCGATCTCGAAAGTCAAGATTCGATTTTGGAGTTACTCAACAAGTCTCTCTGGCAGTTCAATTCAATTTCGTCTGGACTGaggaaaaaaaaagggtttCAGTGATTCATCAAGCTGGGGAATCTATGTAGTACTTTGATTTTGCTAAGGTAACCACAAATTTGATTCGTTCCTTCTCAAATCTATTGAGAGTTTGTGGAAGATGTTGATTGGTTTCGTAAGTGATAAGAAAACTTTTCTTTATTAATCTCCGTTGATCTCCAGCTGCTGCTGAAACgtgtaaagagagagagagagagagagagagagagaaatggaGGAGGTTGGTCCTCAAGTTGCTGCTCCTGTTTCACTTCACCATCCTATGCCAAGAAAACACCACCCGCACTGGCTTGTCTCGTCTCAGCCACAACCGAAAGCTGATTGGAATCCCAACTTGTGGGAATGGGACAGCCAGAGATTTGAAGCTAAACCTGTAGAAGCGGAGGCTAATAATGTCAATGTGAGTCACGAGGGAGAAGTTAGAGGCCTTGATTTGAATCTCAGCGGCGGTTTTAATGATGCACCGATCATAACCGGGCCTAACAAGAGGGTTAAATCAGGATCTCCGGGAAGTGCAGGAGGTGGGAACTACCCCAAGTGTCAGGTTGATAACTGTATCGAAGATCTGTCTATAGCCAAGGATTATCACAGAAGACATAAAGTCTGTGAGGTTCACAGCAAAGCTACCAAAGCTCTTGTTGGAAAACAGATGCAGAGGTTTTGCCAACAGTGTAGCAGGTGAGAAGACACACCCACTTTGTTTGGGAAATATATGATTAGGTCTTAAACGTTTGGGGGCTTTTGTGTTTGTAGGTTTCATCTTCTTTCCGAGTTTGATGAAGGAAAGAGAAGTTGCAGGCGAAGGTTGGCTGGACATAACAGGCGGAGGAGGAAAACTCAGCCTGAGGAGATTGTGGCTCCTGATAATACCTCTAATAACGCTAACATGGATGTTATGGCTTTGTTAACAGCTTTAGCTTGTGCACAAGGTACTTACTTCATCATTCTCCTCTCTAGTAATATTtgtactaaaaatatatttattattaacaaATTCTCAGGTAGGAACGATGCTAAGCCTAATGGGTCTCCTGCAGTGCCACAAAGAGAGCAACTTCTTCAGATACTTAACAAAATCAAAGCGTTGCCGTTGCCTGTGGATCTTGTCTCAAAGTTGAATAATATCGGAGTTTTAGCCAGGAAAAATCTTGATCAACCTTCAGATATGAACCCACAAAATGACATGAATGGGGTCTCTTCTCCATCCACAATGGACTTGCTTGCTGTTCTCTCGACAACTTTGGGTTCATCTGGACCTGAGGCCATAGCTTTTTTATCTCAAGGTGGATTTGGTAACGAAGACAGCAACGAGAAAACTAAGTTAACTTATTCTGATCACGCCACTACAACAAATTTAGAAAAGAGAACTTTGGAGTTTACCTCTTTTGGAGAAGGAGAGAGAACCAGTAGCAGTCACCCATCTCCTTCTCAGGATTCAGATTTACACGCTCAGGACACTAGACCTAACTTATCTCTACGACTGTTCACCTCCTCACCAGAAGATGAGAGTCAACCAACGGTTGCATCTTCAGGGAAATACTATTCTTCTGCGAGCAGTAACCCCGTTGGAGATAGATCGCCATCGTCATCTCCGGTCATGCAGGAGTTCTTCCCGTTACAGACATCTCCTGAAACCATGAGATCTAACAACAACTGCAGAAACTCCTGTCCTAGTCCCAGGACTAGTTGTTTGCCCCTCGAGCTCTTTGGTGCATCAAACAGAGGTGCTGCAGCAAATCCTAATTTTAAAGTATCCAGACATCATCATCAGTCTGGTTATGCTTCGTCTGGTTCGGATAATTCTCCTCCCAGCTTGAACTCTGATGCTCAGGACCGCACTGGAAAGATAGTATTCAAGCTACTTGGAAAAGATCCTAGTCAGCTCCCTGGGACATTGAGAACCGAGGTGATAACTTCTTAAACTGTAAAAGATTTTTATTGGTTTCCTCTCTTTTAAGTCCAAAGTTCTTAACAGCTACAAATTAATTTCAGATCTATAGCTGGCTATCTAGCATTCCATCAGAAATGGAGAGTTATATCAGGCCTGGCTGTGTTGTTCTCTCTGTCTATGTGGCAATGTCAGCTTCTGCTTGGGAACAAGTGAGTGAATTTGCTTTAGTTCTAATTTTCTCTAAAGCATCTGATGGtttttatatctttctttttcgtTCAGCTTGAAGAAAACTTGCTGCAGCGGGTTAATTCTTTGGTTCAAGATTCAGAGTTTTGGAGCAACACGAGATTTTTGGTCAACACAGGGAGACAGCTGGCGTCATACAAACATGGTGAGTGCTCGTTAGCTGCTACTTCTGTGTCCATTGTTGCGTATGGTTTGCAAAGATAATATAACTTAGTCATTTCTATGCAATGTTACAGGTAGAATTCGTCTGAGCGAATCTTGGAGGACTTTGAGTTCACCAGAGCTGATCACGGTGTCACCTCTTGCTGTTGTGGCCGGTGAAGAAACAACTTTGGTAGTAAGGGGTAGAAGCTTGACTAATGATGGAATCAGGTAAACAATTTAGCAATTTTTCTCATGGTTCTGTTTTGTCTTTTTGGTCCTGAGCTTCTTGGTCATTATGCTGCAGTTTTCGTTGCGCGCATATGGGTAACTATTCATCAATGGAGGTAACTGGAACAGCGCATAGGAGTACCAAGTTTGATGAGTTAACTGTAAATAGGTTCAAAGTCAAGGGTCCAACCCTTGGTTCTCTGGGGCGATGTTTTGTTGAGGTAAGACTTCAAAACGACCAAACTTATAGTTtcttagtaaaatatttttaacacttACCTATTGTGTGGGCACAGGTGGAGAACGGATTCAGAAGCGACAGTTTCCCGTTGATTATTGCCAGTGCCACGATTTGCAAAGAGTTGAATCGTCTTGAAGACGAGTTTCATCCAAATGAGCTGACAGAACACAGCTCAGATCGTCCAAGATCAAGAGAAGAAGTTGTTTGTTTCTTGAACGAGCTCGGTTGGCTATTTCAGAAGAAATGTGCATCTGAATTTTCTCTCTCTCGCTTCAAGTTTCTCCTCGTATGCTCTGTAGAAAGAGATTACTCTTTTCTCGTGAGAACGCTTCTAGATATGATGGTAGAGCGAAACTTGGGCAAAGACGGTCTGATGAACACAGAGTCGTTAGATATGCTGGCTGAGATTCAGCTACTGAACCGCGCTGTTAAAAGGAGGAACACAAAAATGGCTGAAACGCTGATACACTATTCCGTTAATTCCACCGCTAAAAAGTTCATCTTCTTGCCTAACATCACTGGACCTGGTGGTATCACACCTCTGCATCTGGCTGCTTCTACATCTGGCTCAGATGATATGATTGATGTCCTCACTAATGATCCACAAGAGGTAAAGTTTCTTCTCTTAGAACCCTTTGTTCTCTCTTCTGGTGAGTGTTTCTCACTTTGTTTCTGGTTTCAGATTGGATTGTCGTCCTGGAATACACTGATCGATGCATGCGGACAGACTCCATTTAGCTATGCTGCAATGAGGAACAACCACGGTTACAACACCTTGGTGGCTCGTAAACTTGCAGATAAGAAAAACGGTCAAATATCTCTGAACATAGAGAACGGGATCGATCAGATTGGTCTGAGTAAGAGACTAAGCTCAGAGATCAAGAGATCTTGCAACACATGTGCAAGTGTGGCTCTGAAGTATCAGAAGAAGGTTTCAGGCTCACGTCGTTTGTTTCCAACTCCAATCATCCACTCAATGCTTGCGGTTGCAACAGTATGcgtttgtgtttgtgtgtttatGCACGCTTTCCCATTAGTCAGACAAGGATCTCACTTCAGTTGGGGAGGTCTTGATTATGGCTCGAGCTAAGAAGTCCAAATAAAGTTTGTATAATTCTTCTGGACATTGCAGAGAGTACAGAGAAGAAACTGGTTGGGTTCAGAGTATACATAGCTTCAACACCTgaattgttatatattttggctaatcatgttttattttcttctgcTTGGTTACGCTTGaggttttttcttttatttctcttATCAACACAATAACTGTGGTTATTTACTGAAACTGTTTTACTGTTTGGGGGCTATTATATTTGTAGAGTTGTGTTAGTAGTAACTGAAGATTGTTCTAAACTTGTATTGTAATACACTTTTAAGCTATGTGAAAATAGTATATCATCTAAAAGAGTAATTTACAAAATTCTCAAATAATTATAAGGCTCAAGGTTACTAGGGCAGGCCCAAGTTGTAGTCTCTCAGTGAGgctcaaaattacaaaaaaggaAAGACAGTGAGAGTAATCGTTTCTCTGCAgagaaactaaaaagaaaaaagagagatattaaaaagagaaaagatgAGATATCCTATATCCTCTCTCTACGTGACATCTTCTTATTGAtccagtctttttttttgtttaaaaattttagtggTAAAATTAAACAATTTGTGTGAAATACTCTCTCAAATGTGTTAGCTAGCCATTGCTGATGCTTTTAAATACTTCAACTGTTCtcgaaaaataaatatttaaaaaatttatctacaaaaatgaGTTGTATATTTCTCAAAGAAATTAATTGaatatatttgaattgataACATATTAGTGGGTGATATTTGTTAGAAAgtgtatagtaaaataaataacagaTTTAATTGCGAAcacttatttttgttattaatatgaAAGAAAACTCTAAAAAATTACGTATGAACTGACGGAATAGAAGGAAACGTTTTAACTCCACCACTGATAACATAGTTAAACAAACATCTGTTTTACTGCCCACTTTAGGTCTCTTAGGATCACCAAATTATCTCTATCATTTGTTCAATTAAGACTTTTAACTAAGAGTAAGAGTAAGTCATTGTGCTTGCGCACGATCACGTTATAAGCTAAACCAGAAATTAGGAACAGAATCTGGCAAGGAACAAGGCAGACGTGCAAGCAggttatattatatatctaagCAAAACGGCTTAGGTAAgctatctaaatttttttttttaacatcatTTAACATGTTATATGGCTATTAAGAACGCCCATTTTTCGGATCAACATGTGAACTTCGTCACCTCACTATACGACAACATATCGTGACCAACTTTAGTTTAATATGATCATAAACTTATATGACATCCGATATGATTTATCTTTAAAACTTATTAGATGCACGGGGAGGTGATGAAACAATAGCGTGACTGTTCTGACGACACGCACacgtatatataaaatattttcatttgtaACTTGTAAACTCATATACTCATTATGCATAAAGTATCTGTCTATATTATCAAACAATTCTAACCCGGAAGCAAGTAAAACTTGATGACTTCTGCCAATTGTCAAACATAAAACTTAAAAGTCTGCAACGAGCGTGGTTTTACGAATTTCTCTCCATTGCTAATcgtttttttgttgtaattaaATGATAAATACGCGTTCAGCAAGCTGTCATTACTGTAATTTAAAGATATCGTCAAGTAAATgacaaaataatttaatgtatttacaaACAACTTGATATAATTACATAAGACTTTTGCAAGTAAATTAATACTATATCATCCGCTTTAGTATAAGTGTCGTGGGAAAGAAACTACTAATATTccttatattttgatttaattatcgTCGTAGGAAAACATtttcgtttcaaaataaatatgtcGTTTTAGAGtttcaatacaaaatttattaataagattatctattttatttttctattgattGAAATATGGTTAGATGTATAagtaattatgtttttattttggaaatatacaaaatcatatgTTTGATCTTAATATAGAAAGATAACTAAAATGAAATGGATGGAGTATATATTACTAATTACTACTCTCTTTTTTTCAATACTTGACATTTTGGagaaaatttttgtttcaaattacttgacattttttaattttatgtaaaatatattaataactaatGGTAGATGACCaatgattatatattttattattagttgaaTTGTAGTTAATGATGTACTGtttataaaatgtaaaaataaatattttttaatctatatgCACAgttctaaaacataatatattttaaaaatgatggaatatatgttatttgataccactcaaattatcctacggagtgttactctcatcaaaagagattcagatgtagtacttagggatcgaatccacaaggagctagggaacaattaaatctagtgtttattaattctaaaggttgtaatgttttaaataaaatagcaatcgtaactagcgagtaaatgataaatgtaacttaggttggaagtgatattagatgcagggccactattcaggtgttggagattataattcctatagatgcctaactgttgcatgcataatatattagagctcattcgcttaactcagtgatcagctgtcgcatgtaccactggttaacagactagatcttgtgtttcaccggttagatgcagactcaagagagtgtcgatcgatagtctattaagacgtcgaccgatacacttttgccaacatcaatcgattgtcagttgaggacatcgatcgactggttctagccaggcctatgcgcgagtatgaaaatgctctactaagatcctaaattggcggttagccctctctagcaatcctaatatgatagatagatgtcaggatgggataacaagggtgcttgaatatgcaatcatatgatcaagttctagttagctaggctaaaacaagcaatgaatacaaatctatcatgaatatcacaacaaggcagatctatagtttggggctaatcccacaaacctatctgaaccctggatctaacagttgaactactcagacaaagcaaagcaattcatatcaatggataaatagaaactcatagaatagatgataagaaaatgaaacaaggagttccaatcacaagtgatcttctctcccaaatgaaacttgtaacaaaactaggtctagaaaagaaaagctctccctgccgtcaaacacttaggcagtatatattctactaggttaaaaactcgtcagggcattttggtaatttggcttggccttggtttttaagtctgatGAATCCAAAAtatcgcgtctggtgtctcgatatcgatcgacggtacttgtgtacgtcgatcgatattaatcttcatctgttgagacatttcctgatatcgatcgccAGCACTGAtgcgtatcgatcgattattcttcctctcatcgacctctaagtggtcagctcggatgaaatgtcctttatgctccaaaatgctccaaagtcatagctttactccgaaatgcacctgaacctgaaaacatacctagaagagtagaaaacatagatatatatatagtaaaataataatataccatggataaaaatgggtcaaatccaaagtATATCATTATGCTACACATAATTTTTCGTTTCATAAAGAGtgttttttagaattattttgtatttaaaaagtacagttttataattttaatgcataagaacaaaatatttaatgGATAAGTGGAAGATACAAGAGAGACTTCGAATCATTTTTAATACGCAGAAATTTTAAGTATAGTTTCGTGAACCGAATAATAATTGAAttcttattataaaaaaaaaaattgatcaacACTGTGTTGATGTAGTTACTAGCATTAAGTGGGTACAAAGTCAAGGAGTGAACACGTGAATCCTTGGTGCTTTTTGCATGGCCTGCGCAGTACGACCTGTTCGACTTTACTCAGTTTCATGAAATAATTAATTACGTTTGTGTCTCTTTTGTGTCCTTTTACTATTCACTCTGTTTCATTTAAGtgtcattttatatttatattcacaaactaaaaaattatttaattttattttttttctaaataaaacattattacttaatattttaacccaatataaaaaaaaattagaaaaaaaaattaatagcatataaaattaataaatttggcATTATAACTCTTAAACGatatttttgtaaccaaaattatattctataacaacATTTAGTATAAAACAGGAggaatatcttttatttaactAATGCTATTGATATGTAAGTAGTTACAAAAACATGGATTAAGTGCATATTATAAATTCCATTAGTATGCAatgattaagttttttttgtaatcaataTTCAATGATGAAGTTATTAGTTCAATTCAAACTTGTTCTTCAATGAAATATCAAGCATATTGGTCGACAAAAAACCTTATTAAGCATATTTAAATGACAAATACTATCATGTAACTAACCTAATCCAAGCACACAAAGTTACACATTAAATATTGTTATGA comes from Brassica rapa cultivar Chiifu-401-42 chromosome A02, CAAS_Brap_v3.01, whole genome shotgun sequence and encodes:
- the LOC103853034 gene encoding squamosa promoter-binding-like protein 16 isoform X1 is translated as MEEVGPQVAAPVSLHHPMPRKHHPHWLVSSQPQPKADWNPNLWEWDSQRFEAKPVEAEANNVNVSHEGEVRGLDLNLSGGFNDAPIITGPNKRVKSGSPGSAGGGNYPKCQVDNCIEDLSIAKDYHRRHKVCEVHSKATKALVGKQMQRFCQQCSRFHLLSEFDEGKRSCRRRLAGHNRRRRKTQPEEIVAPDNTSNNANMDVMALLTALACAQGRNDAKPNGSPAVPQREQLLQILNKIKALPLPVDLVSKLNNIGVLARKNLDQPSDMNPQNDMNGVSSPSTMDLLAVLSTTLGSSGPEAIAFLSQGGFGNEDSNEKTKLTYSDHATTTNLEKRTLEFTSFGEGERTSSSHPSPSQDSDLHAQDTRPNLSLRLFTSSPEDESQPTVASSGKYYSSASSNPVGDRSPSSSPVMQEFFPLQTSPETMRSNNNCRNSCPSPRTSCLPLELFGASNRGAAANPNFKVSRHHHQSGYASSGSDNSPPSLNSDAQDRTGKIVFKLLGKDPSQLPGTLRTEIYSWLSSIPSEMESYIRPGCVVLSVYVAMSASAWEQLEENLLQRVNSLVQDSEFWSNTRFLVNTGRQLASYKHGRIRLSESWRTLSSPELITVSPLAVVAGEETTLVVRGRSLTNDGISFRCAHMGNYSSMEVTGTAHRSTKFDELTVNRFKVKGPTLGSLGRCFVEVENGFRSDSFPLIIASATICKELNRLEDEFHPNELTEHSSDRPRSREEVVCFLNELGWLFQKKCASEFSLSRFKFLLVCSVERDYSFLVRTLLDMMVERNLGKDGLMNTESLDMLAEIQLLNRAVKRRNTKMAETLIHYSVNSTAKKFIFLPNITGPGGITPLHLAASTSGSDDMIDVLTNDPQEIGLSSWNTLIDACGQTPFSYAAMRNNHGYNTLVARKLADKKNGQISLNIENGIDQIGLSKRLSSEIKRSCNTCASVALKYQKKVSGSRRLFPTPIIHSMLAVATVCVCVCVFMHAFPLVRQGSHFSWGGLDYGSS
- the LOC103853034 gene encoding squamosa promoter-binding-like protein 16 isoform X2, which encodes MEEVGPQVAAPVSLHHPMPRKHHPHWLVSSQPQPKADWNPNLWEWDSQRFEAKPVEAEANNVNVSHEGEVRGLDLNLSGGFNDAPIITGPNKRVKSGSPGSAGGGNYPKCQVDNCIEDLSIAKDYHRRHKVCEVHSKATKALVGKQMQRFCQQCSRFHLLSEFDEGKRSCRRRLAGHNRRRRKTQPEEIVAPDNTSNNANMDVMALLTALACAQGRNDAKPNGSPAVPQREQLLQILNKIKALPLPVDLVSKLNNIGVLARKNLDQPSDMNPQNDMNGVSSPSTMDLLAVLSTTLGSSGPEAIAFLSQGGFGNEDSNEKTKLTYSDHATTTNLEKRTLEFTSFGEGERTSSSHPSPSQDSDLHAQDTRPNLSLRLFTSSPEDESQPTVASSGKYYSSASSNPVGDRSPSSSPVMQEFFPLQTSPETMRSNNNCRNSCPSPRTSCLPLELFGASNRGAAANPNFKVSRHHHQSGYASSGSDNSPPSLNSDAQDRTGKIVFKLLGKDPSQLPGTLRTEIYSWLSSIPSEMESYIRPGCVVLSVYVAMSASAWEQLEENLLQRVNSLVQDSEFWSNTRFLVNTGRQLASYKHGRIRLSESWRTLSSPELITVSPLAVVAGEETTLVVRGRSLTNDGISFRCAHMGNYSSMEVTGTAHRSTKFDELTVNRFKVKGPTLGSLGRCFVEVENGFRSDSFPLIIASATICKELNRLEDEFHPNELTEHSSDRPRSREEVVCFLNELGWLFQKKCASEFSLSRFKFLLVCSVERDYSFLVRTLLDMMVERNLGKDGLMNTESLDMLAEIQLLNRAVKRRNTKMAETLIHYSVNSTAKKFIFLPNITGPGGITPLHLAASTSGSDDMIDVLTNDPQEIGLSSWNTLICNEEQPRLQHLGGS
- the LOC103853034 gene encoding squamosa promoter-binding-like protein 16 isoform X3; translated protein: MKEREVAGEGWLDITGGGGKLSLNMDVMALLTALACAQGRNDAKPNGSPAVPQREQLLQILNKIKALPLPVDLVSKLNNIGVLARKNLDQPSDMNPQNDMNGVSSPSTMDLLAVLSTTLGSSGPEAIAFLSQGGFGNEDSNEKTKLTYSDHATTTNLEKRTLEFTSFGEGERTSSSHPSPSQDSDLHAQDTRPNLSLRLFTSSPEDESQPTVASSGKYYSSASSNPVGDRSPSSSPVMQEFFPLQTSPETMRSNNNCRNSCPSPRTSCLPLELFGASNRGAAANPNFKVSRHHHQSGYASSGSDNSPPSLNSDAQDRTGKIVFKLLGKDPSQLPGTLRTEIYSWLSSIPSEMESYIRPGCVVLSVYVAMSASAWEQLEENLLQRVNSLVQDSEFWSNTRFLVNTGRQLASYKHGRIRLSESWRTLSSPELITVSPLAVVAGEETTLVVRGRSLTNDGISFRCAHMGNYSSMEVTGTAHRSTKFDELTVNRFKVKGPTLGSLGRCFVEVENGFRSDSFPLIIASATICKELNRLEDEFHPNELTEHSSDRPRSREEVVCFLNELGWLFQKKCASEFSLSRFKFLLVCSVERDYSFLVRTLLDMMVERNLGKDGLMNTESLDMLAEIQLLNRAVKRRNTKMAETLIHYSVNSTAKKFIFLPNITGPGGITPLHLAASTSGSDDMIDVLTNDPQEIGLSSWNTLIDACGQTPFSYAAMRNNHGYNTLVARKLADKKNGQISLNIENGIDQIGLSKRLSSEIKRSCNTCASVALKYQKKVSGSRRLFPTPIIHSMLAVATVCVCVCVFMHAFPLVRQGSHFSWGGLDYGSS